The Natronosporangium hydrolyticum nucleotide sequence CGTGACCGGGCGCACCGAACCTGCCGGGGGCCGGTCGGCGACGGCCGACCGGTCCGGCCCTGCCGGCCGTCCGCAGGAGCAGTCCGCCGCCGACGCGGACGACGTGTGGCTGGTGGTCGGGCTCGGTAATCCGGGCCCGAAGTACGCCCGCCATCGGCACAATGTCGGCTTCCTCGTCGCCGACCTGCTCGCGGAGCGGATCGGGGCCCGGTTCAGCCGACCCAAACGCGTGGTGGCGGAGGTCGCCGAGGGGCGCCTCGGGCTCGGCGGACCCCGGTTGGTGCTGGTCAAGCCGATGACCTACATGAATCTCTCCGGCGGCCCGGTGGCTGGGCTGAGCCGCTTCTACAAGATTCCGCCGGCCCGGATCGTGGCGATCCACGACGATCTCGACCTGGGCTACGGCACCTTGCGGGCCAAGCTGGGCGGCGGCGAGGGCGGGCACAACGGGCTACGGTCGTTGACCAAGTCGTTGGCGAGCAAGGATTATCTGCGGCTGCGCTTCGGGGTGGGCCGGCCGCCTGGTCGGCAGGACCCAGCAGACTGGGTGTTGTCTGACTTCTCCGCGGCAGAGCGCAAAGATCTCGACTATCTCGTGGACCGGTCGGCCGACTTCGCTGAGTCGATCATCACCAAGGGCCTCGAACCCGCCCAGAATCATTACCACTGATACTCGATGTGGTGAAGGCGCGTGTCGGGTACCGGTCGCTCTGCTTGGATTCGCCGACTATCTTGCGTACGCTGTCGCCCGTGTGTCTCAGGCCTGACACACCCTGAGCAAGGTCAGGAGGACCGCGAGTGACCCCTCCGGTTGGCGACGGTGCGTTCGCTCGCTGGCTGGCGGCGCGCGCCGGGGACGAGCTGCTCGCGCTGCGGGCCGAGTTCGGCCATGATGATCCGGCGCGGCTGCGTGATGCTGGCGACAAGCGGGCGCATGACGTGCTCGTCTCCGCGCTCAGTCAGTGGCGGGCCGGCGACGCGGTGCTCTCGGAAGAGGGGGTGGACGATCCCCGGCGGCTCACCGCTGAGCGGGTGTGGATCGTGGACCCGCTCGACGGGACCCGCGAGTTCAGCGAGCCGGGCCGGGTCGACTGGGCGGTTCACGTGGCGCTCTGGTCCCGCAATGTGGGATTGCAGGCTGGCGCGGTAGCCCTGCCCGCGCAGCACCGGCTCTTCTCCACCGATCATCCGCCGGCGTATCCTCCGCTGGCCGACCCGGTGGTCGAGGGGGGCCGGCCCCGGCTGCGGATCGCGGTGAGCCGGACCCGGCCACCGGCGTTCGTCGCGGCCATCGCCGAGGAGCTCGGTGGTGAACTGGTGCCGCTGGGGTCGGCCGGGGCGAAGATCGCGGCGGTGATCGCCGGTGAGGTCGACGCCTATCTGCACGCCGGCGGACAGTACGAATGGGACTCAGCGGCGCCGGTCGCGGTGGCGCGCGCCACTGGTCTGCACACATCCCGGATCGACGGCTCTACCCTGGAATACAACCAGCCCGACCCGCGGCTGCCGGACCTGTTGGTCTGCCGGCGGGATCTGGCCGGTGAGTTGTTGGCGGCGGTAGCTAGACGAGCGGAGGAGACATGAGCGCCCGGTATCAGGTCTCGCATCTGGATGCGCTCGAAGCGGAGAGCATCTTTATCATGCGGGAGGTCGCCGCGGAGCTGGAGCGGCCGGTGCTGCTCTTCTCCGGCGGCAAGGACTCGGTGGTGATGCTGCGCCTGGCGCAGCGGGCGTTCGCCCCCGGCGCCATCCCGTTCCCGGTGATGCACGTGGACACCGGCCACAACTTCCCCGAGGTTCTCAAATATCGGGACGAGCAGGTGGCGACCCTGGGTCTGCAGCTGATCGTGGCGAGCGTGCCCGAGGCGCTGGAGGCGGGGCTGGTGCATGAGCCCGCAGACGGCTCCCGCAACCGGATCCAGACCCCGGTGTTGCTCTCGGCGGTGGAGAAGTACCGGTTCGACGCGCTCTTCGGGGGTGCCCGGCGCGACGAGGAGAAGGCCCGGGCCAAAGAGCGGGTCTTCTCGTTCCGTGACGAGTTCGGCCAGTGGGACCCGAAGAATCAACGCCCCGAGCTGTGGTCGCTCTACAACGGCAAGCGGCACCCCGGCGAGTCGATCCGGGTGTTCCCGCTCTCCAACTGGACCGAGTTGGATGTCTGGCACTACCTGGCGCGGGAAGAGATCCCGCTGCCCACGATCTACTTCGCGCACGACCGGGAAGTGGTGGAGCGCGACGGGATGCTCTACGCGGTAAACGAATTCTTCGCCCCGCGCGAGGGCGAGACCCCACGGCTGGAACGGGTGCGCTACCGCACCGTCGGGGACGCCTCCTGCACCGCCGCGGTGCGGTCGGAGGCGGACACGGTGGTGAAGGTCATCGAGGAGGTGGCGGCGACCCGGATCACCGAACGCGGCGCCACCCGCGGCGATGACCGGGTCAGCGAGGCGGCTATGGAGGACCGGAAGCGGGAAGGGTACTTCTGATGACTGCGGTGCGCAGCGAGCCAGAGAGCGAGCAACTGCGGGCGATGGACCTGCTGCGGTTTGCCACCGCCGGCAGCGTCGACGACGGCAAGTCGACGTTGATCGGCCGCCTGCTCTACGACACCAAGACCCTCTTCACCGACCAGTTGGCGGCGGTGGAGGCGGTCAGCGCCGCCCGCGGCGACGAGTACACCAACCTGGCGCTGCTCACCGACGGCCTGCGGGCGGAGCGGGAGCAGGGCATCACCATCGACGTGGCGTACCGCTACTTCGCCACTCCTCGGCGGAAGTTCATCATCGCCGACACCCCCGGGCACATCCAGTACACCCGAAACATGGTCACCGGGGCGTCCACCGCCGACCTGGCGCTGATCCTGGTCGACGCGCGTAAGGGCTTGGTGGAGCAGTCACGTCGGCACGCGTTCCTGTGCTCGCTGCTGCGGGTGCCGCACCTGGTGCTCTGCGTCAACAAGATGGATCTGGTCGACTGGTCGCAGGAGGTCTTTGAACGGATCTCCGACGAGTTCACCGCGTTCGCCGCGAAGCTGGACGCGCCGGACCTGTCGGTGGTTCCGATCTCGGCTCTGCACGGCGACAACATCGTCAGCCGGTCGGAGCACATGCCCTGGTATGACGGCCCATCGCTGCTGCACCACCTGGAGCATGTGCACTTCGCCTCCGACCGCAACCTGGTCGACGTGCGGTTCCCGGTGCAGTATGTGATCCGACCCCAGTCGAGCGCGGTGCGCGACTACCGTGGCTACGCCGGCCAGGTCGCGAGCGGGGTGCTCAAGCCCGGCGACGAGGTGATGGTGCTGCCCTCCGGGTTCACCACCACGATCGCCGAGATCGACACCCCGGACGGGCCGGTCGCCGAGGCGTACCCGCCGATGGCGGTGACGGTCCGGCTCGCCGACGAGCTCGACGTCTCCCGCGGCGACATGATCTGCCGGCCACACAACGCGCCGACGGTCACCCAGGACATCGACGCGATGGTGTGCTGGATGGATGAGAGTAAGCCGCTGGCCGTGGGCGGGAAGTACGCGATCAAGCACACCACCCGGGCGGCCCGGGCGGTGGTCCGGGACCTGCAGTACCGGCTCGACGTCAACACCCTGCACCGCGACGACGAGGCCGACGCGCTGCGGCTCAACGAGATCGGCCGGGTCCGGCTGCGTACCACGGTTCCGCTGCTCGCCGACGAGTACCGCCGTAACCGCACCACCGGCGGCTTCATCATCGTCGACGAGGCCACCAACCGGACCGTCGGCGCCGCGATGATCCTCTGACGAAACTGGTCTGCGCCGGGCGAGCATGTCCTTCTTGGTGGCGGACGCGACTCCGCTGGCTAGATCGGGTCACTTGATCATCAGGCGTCGCCGCAGCTCAGGTGGTGCTGCGGGTGCGTTTGCTTTGCTTGCGCATACGCCATCGGCCGGGCTGTCGGGCTGCAAGATCGGCGGGCAGATCCGCTCACCCGACCAACCTGGCCGCCGGGCGGCCGCGAGACCACGGCATTTCCGACATGGTTGGGTGGAGAGGGATCTTGTATACCGGAATATCCGACTTTTCCGTGCGCAAGATCCCTCCCTACCCAACCATGTCGGGGTTGGGCAGGGGCGCCGCTCAACTCGCCCGGTAGGGCGAGTGGCGGCCCGGGCGTCGTCCACACCCCACCCCATCTAGTCGCAGCAGAACGTCTCGCTCGTTGCACCACCACCTGAATCAAGCGGGCCGGATACACTCATCTGTGAGTGTTCCAACTTTGAGGGTTCCAATCCTGGGTGTCTTCCTCGGGGGTGTGGATGGATGGCTTCGTCGGCCGGCAGCGGGAACTCGCCGCCCTGGACCGGATGCTCGGCCGAGTGGTCGGCGGCGGCCGCGCCGGCCGGCCCGGCCGGG carries:
- the pth gene encoding aminoacyl-tRNA hydrolase, which encodes MWLVVGLGNPGPKYARHRHNVGFLVADLLAERIGARFSRPKRVVAEVAEGRLGLGGPRLVLVKPMTYMNLSGGPVAGLSRFYKIPPARIVAIHDDLDLGYGTLRAKLGGGEGGHNGLRSLTKSLASKDYLRLRFGVGRPPGRQDPADWVLSDFSAAERKDLDYLVDRSADFAESIITKGLEPAQNHYH
- a CDS encoding 3'(2'),5'-bisphosphate nucleotidase CysQ gives rise to the protein MTPPVGDGAFARWLAARAGDELLALRAEFGHDDPARLRDAGDKRAHDVLVSALSQWRAGDAVLSEEGVDDPRRLTAERVWIVDPLDGTREFSEPGRVDWAVHVALWSRNVGLQAGAVALPAQHRLFSTDHPPAYPPLADPVVEGGRPRLRIAVSRTRPPAFVAAIAEELGGELVPLGSAGAKIAAVIAGEVDAYLHAGGQYEWDSAAPVAVARATGLHTSRIDGSTLEYNQPDPRLPDLLVCRRDLAGELLAAVARRAEET
- the cysD gene encoding sulfate adenylyltransferase subunit CysD, which translates into the protein MSARYQVSHLDALEAESIFIMREVAAELERPVLLFSGGKDSVVMLRLAQRAFAPGAIPFPVMHVDTGHNFPEVLKYRDEQVATLGLQLIVASVPEALEAGLVHEPADGSRNRIQTPVLLSAVEKYRFDALFGGARRDEEKARAKERVFSFRDEFGQWDPKNQRPELWSLYNGKRHPGESIRVFPLSNWTELDVWHYLAREEIPLPTIYFAHDREVVERDGMLYAVNEFFAPREGETPRLERVRYRTVGDASCTAAVRSEADTVVKVIEEVAATRITERGATRGDDRVSEAAMEDRKREGYF
- a CDS encoding sulfate adenylyltransferase subunit 1 gives rise to the protein MTAVRSEPESEQLRAMDLLRFATAGSVDDGKSTLIGRLLYDTKTLFTDQLAAVEAVSAARGDEYTNLALLTDGLRAEREQGITIDVAYRYFATPRRKFIIADTPGHIQYTRNMVTGASTADLALILVDARKGLVEQSRRHAFLCSLLRVPHLVLCVNKMDLVDWSQEVFERISDEFTAFAAKLDAPDLSVVPISALHGDNIVSRSEHMPWYDGPSLLHHLEHVHFASDRNLVDVRFPVQYVIRPQSSAVRDYRGYAGQVASGVLKPGDEVMVLPSGFTTTIAEIDTPDGPVAEAYPPMAVTVRLADELDVSRGDMICRPHNAPTVTQDIDAMVCWMDESKPLAVGGKYAIKHTTRAARAVVRDLQYRLDVNTLHRDDEADALRLNEIGRVRLRTTVPLLADEYRRNRTTGGFIIVDEATNRTVGAAMIL